The DNA sequence TCCATGCCTTTGTTCGTCATTGTCATTGATAAAGTGTAGATATCTACAACATAATAACCTCGAGACATCTGTAGAGCTTTTGGTTCCTCCATGTACTTTAATTGCTCGTCCTCGACAATTTGCATGGCTTTCCAATTTCGGAATTGTTCAGAGGGCAACTTGCCAGTAAGATCATTATTTGAGAGGTCAATGATGTGCAATTTTGGGAAATTGAAATTGCCATCAGAACTTCCTATTGTACCATAGAGTTCATTAGATCTCAAAATGAGAATCCTCAACTCTGGAAGAATGCCCAACCAGGAAGGAAAAATATCATGTATCTGATTGTTACCAAGATTAATAGCTTCAAGCATGGAACAATTGGCCAATGATCTCGGTAGATGTCCCTGTAATTGATTTTGGCTAAAATTAATCATTCTCAAATGTTTTCCCTCACCAAAGGTCTGAGGAATGGTTCCATGAAAGCTATTGTTGTGTAGATCCATAATTGTGAGAGAATCACTCAAGTTGCCTAAACATTGAGGAAGAAGGCCACCCAAGTTGTTGCTTGACAAATCGAGCTCAGTAATTGAGCTTAGATTGCAAATCAAATGTGGAATTTCTCCGGTCAGTCTGTTGTTTGAGACCGTATAGAAAGCAATGGAAGGAGGTGGGATTGGCACTGACCCTTGAATCATGTTATAATCAAGCCGCAGTTCCTTTAGATTAACGTAGGGGAGTACAACCGGAAGTTGGTTGAAACTGGTGAGAAAATTGTCTTCCAGAGCTAAACCCAAGAGAGTTTCTATACTTACGTTCCCCATCCATTTTGGAACTTGGCCATGAATTTCGTTTCCACTAAGATGTAACAGCTCCAACTGATCTTGGTTCCTCAGAAAATCTGGGAACTCATCCAAGTCACAATAACCAAGACCTAAACTCCTAAATTTTGCAACAGTTGAGTTGGTACTAGGCTTTGTAAGCAATGAAATATTGTTATTATCAGATAGATCGAGAACGGAGAGGTATTTGAGTCTCAGAAACAACTCAAACTCCACCCTGCCACTCAAATAGTTATAATGGAGACACAAAATTTCAAGATTTACAAGCCTTGATATTGACTGTGGAACTGAACCGTGGAAGCTATTTGATTGAAGTTGTAAAACAATTAGATTGGTAAGGTTACCTAGTGAAGATGGTATTTCTCCTGAGAAATTGCTAAAAAAGGCATCAAACCTAATCAAGGACTTGAGGTGACCAATCGAATCTGGTAACTCACCATAGAAGTTTGTGAATCCAAGTCTCAATGATACAAGGGGGCTGGTTCTGTGAAATTCTGGGACAAGTCCCGTGAGGTTTTCATTATACTGTATATTAAGACGTTGAAGCTTAGGAAGATGGAAAATTCCCATGGGAAACTCACCATGCAAGTCACACTTGCTTAGGGATAGAACAGTTAAAGAAGATAAGTTTGCCAAGATATTGGGAACGTTGGATGATATGTCAACCTGTGTAAGAGATAGTACTTCCAAGTTTGTGAGGTTTTGAGCTATAACTGTTAGGCCAGATTTTTGGAGCTTCAACAACGGATGATTATATGAGAGATCTAGGGAAACTAACTTGGAGAGCTCAAAGATTTCTGAAGGGATTTGGCCAGAAAAGTTAGAGGCAGAGAGGTTGAGATTTGTTAGCCTTGAAAGCTGCCTAAAACTAGTTGGGATTGGAGAAGATTTAAAGTGATTGTCGGCTAGATTTAGGCTCTCGAGGAGAGCAAGGCGGAAGAGGCTGCTGTTGGAGTTGAGAAAACCTTTAAGACAGCTGCTATTGAGATTGAGGCCTATGACATGACCAGTGTCCTTATTGCACTCTACACCGTCCCACTTGCAGCAGTCACTGATTTGATTAGGCTTCCACGATGAAACCTTCGGATAAGCAAAAGGATCATTAGATGCAAACTGATTGATGATGAAGCTTTCCTTGAATTGCAACAAGGAAAATCTCTCATCATCATGGCACAACGGTTCCACACCAGAAGAAGAGGTAGAAAGTATAAGATAAAACATCATCAATGAAACAAGAAAGCGCACGATCAAGATGATGAGAGGAAAGGACAAACCCATTGTCTAAAATATTGGAGCTGGGGAGAGATCAAGAGATTAGAAAACAAATGGAGGAAATGAATTTCAGATGATTTCATGTACTCAACGAGTATGTGATGTATTTAAATTAGTCTTGGATGAGTTAGCAGGGGACCATATGTTTAAATTAGTCAAGTCGTCATCTCGGGTGCATGCTAAGCTagcttacaatatatataaatggatgATATGTTTGTAACACCTCCCGGAATCTGTCATCCTATCTTGTTCAAATCAAGTCGatcctattaattttttttttcatttcaatttaaaaagttattttaattaaaaaatattattaaaaatatgtttaagttaaaaaaatagatttaaataaaaatatttttttaaaaaatctgtacaatttgaaaaaaatcattttaattaaaaaactaaaaaaaatgtttagatgattttttaaaaagaaaactggtttaactaaaaaaattttaaaaatatcgttatttaaaaaagatgtgaaaagtcgttttaactaaaatttcttataaaaatgggTTGTTTAAAAAAAACGTTTAGAAAatcagtttaattaatttaaccaaaaaaatctgtgtaaataagaaaattctgaaaaaacagtttcactaaaaatttaaaatacaaaaactacTTAAGTAAAGcctaaaaatactttataaatattaaataaattctaaaataaagaaaaagaaaaaactgcacggtggagaagttttgagttaaaatgattttttatataattttcaagttaatgtattttcaaaaaattctattttttaagttaaaatattgaaaaatataaaataaatccaaatttttaaaaactagaaTAAAACAATCCTGCGAGAGGGAGAATTGTTTTTAactttagaatttatttaatattttggaagTGTTTTCTTAGgctttagttaaaataataaaaaaaaaattgtcttcttaattttcatttaaattgatttataggattttcttattaaacaatttttttagttaaatgaattaaacatatttgctttaattcttaatttaaattctgTTAAAGTTCGAcctagattttttaaataagtttttgtgaaaataaatttttaggcCTTGTTTAGGTAAAGaggtttttataatattttagttaaaccggtttttaaacaaaattaaagataatttttttaaaaattcttcttgttaaaatgatttttttcacaGTTTCTTAAgttgaacatatatatttttaaaattatatttagttaaatttattttttaattaaacatattttcacaatatttttctaaagttgaaattaaaaaaaaaaatatttatcctATCGTGGTCACACTTTGCTTGGATATATGTTCATAAAGTGTTAAAAAACCTTACTTTCCCATGTCAAGTCATCTCCATTACGTTGAAAGCTTGTGAAAGTAATGATAGGCGTTGCATGAACCACTTAATGTTTTGGCCAATCATCATTTGTCTCTAAACAATAACATTAGTCTTGGATGAGTTGGTAGGGGAccatatatatgtttaactttAAATTAGTCAAGTCGTCGTCTCGTGCTAAGCTAGCATACAAGATATATTAATGGATGATATGTACCTAACATTCTCCTATCGTGGTCACACTTCGCTTAGATATATGTTGATAAGGAGTTAAAAAACCTCACTTTCCCATGTCAAGTCGTCTCTGTTGCATTGAAGGCTTGTGAAAGTAATGGTCGGCGTCGCATGAACCACGTAATATTTTGGCCAATCATCATTTGTCTCTAAATAACAACATTAGTCTTGGAAGAGTTGGCTAGGGAccatatatatgtttaactttAAATTAGTCAAGTCGTCCTCTCGTGCTAAGCTAGCATACAAGATATATTAATGGATGACATGTACCTAACATTATCCTATCATGGTCACACTTCGCTTAGATATATGTTGAAAAGGAGTTAAAAAACCTCACTTTCCCATGTCAAGTCGTCTCTGTTGCATTGAAGGCTTGTGAAAGTAATGGTCGGCGTCGCATGAACCACGTAATATTTTGGCCAATCATCATTTGTCTCTAAATAACAACATTAGTCTTGGAAGAGTTGGCTAGGGAccatatatatgtttaactttAAATTAGTCAAGTCGTCTTCTCGTGCTAAGCTAGCATACAAGATATATTAATGGATGATATGTACCTAACATTCTCTTATCGTGGTCACACTTCGCTTAGATATATGTTGATAAGGAGTTAAAAAACCTCACTTTCCCATGTCAAGTCGTCTCTGTTGCATTGAAGGCTTGTGAAAGTAATGGTCGGCGTCGCATGAACCACGTAATATTTTGGCCAATCATCATTTGTCTCTAAATAACAACATTAGTCTTGGAAGAGTTGGCTAGGGAccatatatatgtttaactttAAATTAGTCAAGTCGTCCTCTCGTGCTAAGCTAGCATACAAGATATATTAATGGATGACATGTACCTAACATTATCCTATCATGGTCACACTTCGCTTAGATATATGTTGAAAAGGAGTTAAAAAACCTCACTTTCCCATGTCAAGTCGTCTCTGTTGCATTGAAGGCTTGTGAAAGTAATGGTCGGCGTCGCATGAACCACGTAATATTTTGGCCAATCATCATTTGTCTCTAAATAACAACATTAGTCTTGGAAGAGTTGGCTAGGGAccatatatatgtttaactttAAATTAGTCAAGTCGTCCTCTCGTGCTAAGCTAGCATACAAGATATATTAATGGATGACATGTACCTAACATTATCCTATCATGGTCACACTTCGCTTAGATATATGTTGAAAAGGAGTTAAAAAACCTCACTTTCCCATGTCAAGTCGTCTCTGTTGCATTGAAGGCTTGTGAAAGTAATGGTCGGCGTCGCATGAACCACGTAATATTTTGGCCAATCATCATTTGTCTCTAAATAACAACATTAGTCTTGGAAGAGTTGGCTAGGGAccatatatatgtttaactttAAATTAGTCAAGTCGTCCTCTCGTGCTAAGCTAGCATAcaagatatattaatagatGACATGTACCTAACATTATCCTATCATGGTCACACTTCGCTTAGATATATGTTGAAAAGGAGTTAAAAAACCTCACTTTCCCATGTCAAGTCGTCTCCGTTGCATTGAAGGCTTGTGAAAGTAATGGTCGGCGTTGCATGAACCACGTAATGTTTTGGCCAATCATTTATCTCTAAATAACAACATTAGTCTTGGAAGAGTTGGCTAGGGAccatatatatgtttaactttAAATTAGTCAAGTCGTCCTCTCGTGCTAAGCTagcatacaatatatattaatggatgATATGTATGTAATATTTATCCTATCGTGATCACACTTTGCTCAAATATATGTTAAAAAGGAGTTAAAAAACCTCACTTTCCGATGTCAAGTGTTTCCGTGGCAAGAACCATGTAATGTTTTGGCCAATCATCATTTGTTCCTAAATAACAACTTAAGATATTTCTCTCCTAGAAAATATGACCAAGTAAAGAAGTTCAGCATCACGTATGGATTCACACTTACTattataaaactcaaaaatttctcCTCGTATACAGAGTTATGCAAACTTGATCGTTTACTAAACTCTcgtaaatatatgatattattctAGTTTCTTTTCTcccaaaataagaaataagcTATTTTAGGTGCCAAACATTTAgcaataactttttaaaatcctgAAAAATAGCTAACAAGGAGGGATGCTATATCTTAATGTTATCGTCTtctaatgaataataatatatatcctaatttattttttagtaatgatactctttattcatctttttattatcatttcatcatcttataatataatattagatgattgaagattatttattatatttctcttgtaaacttattatttaatagagatgatgagaaaaataataataaataaattaaatctttATTTATAGGGTTAATGGCAAATTCAGTACTTCGAATTTCACCGGTTTGCAAAAACTCCCTCGGTTTTTTCAACTTGCAACATTTATACCTAAGATTGTAAAATTTTGCAATTTGCAACTTACATAAAAGACCGTTTGTCAGTTAACGAAGCCATTTACTAGTTATCCGTGTCAGCAAAtcaaaacttgacatgaaccgttcctattaatttttttcatatcaactcaaaacattataaagaaattaattaaaaacttatttgaatggaaaaatattataaaaatatgttcaaGTTAAAATAAtcgatttaaatgaaaataatttttaaaaaatctgttcAACTTGAAACAACGAAAAGAtcactttaattaaaaaattcaaaaaacaaatatgtttagctgattttttaaaaagaaaactggcttaactaaaaaatttataaaaatatcttgatctgaaaaataatgcctaaaaataatttataaatattaaataaattcaaaaaagaaaaaaaagaaaaatctacacggtggagaagttttgagttaaaatgattttttatatatatagttttctaGTTAATGTATTTTACAAAATCGATCTTTTAAgctaaaatattgaaaaatattaaataaattcaaaattttaaaaactaaaataaaaaatattatgagcaAGGGAGAATTGTTTTTAGTAGGAGTTTAACCCAACCCGAACACAACATGAAATTAAcaagtttgagtttgatgttaatcGGTTCGGATCAAAATGGTTGATCCGTCAAGACATGCTTTAAAATGAGTCAACTCGTTGTAGGGGTGGGCAACGAGACCCCACCCCAGCATGGCAGGGCAGGCAACCCTGCTACGCCCTTGTGGGGGTGGGGCCCCCTGCATCTAGGGCCCCTAGCGGGGGCAGGTGGctgggagggcccaacctcacCCCACCTCcacttacatttatatatatatatatatatatatatatatatatttatatttatatatatatattatataaatataaatatatatttatatataaacatgaatatatatttatattttacaaattatgtatatataaatatataatacaatttgttagacttgttcacaaaatatgtattgaaaaattcaaaaactacatagtttaaaaactaatacactacaatttacacaaaatattcgctagcaaatttaaaaattacatagtttttaaattatagtcacatttacaaaatttaaatttataatttgggtctaaaaatgtatttttaattacttttggacttaaaaataatttttaaaccaactaaaatgcaatgttttttttaagtagatggAGGCGGGAATCCCCCCCGCACCCCACCCACCGAGCCGGGGGatgggggtgaaaaccccaccccccgccccatGGGgtggtgtaacaccccgcttcttccttcttacgtacgcttcttccttctttctgacaTATGTTCattctttatgacgtaagccaATTCCGAGGCAGAGATAATGTGAATTGTCTGCCCTTCTATCTAGCAATTGTAAGCCTCGTTAGGAgtgccgaaccatgatggcgtgtttcaaaagatatcctgtgacttctagggcacgcctagtgttttaaatgtgctgaaaatatttataaggagtatttctagtgttattgaattaagattgatcttaaatacgacaattataatattcttgaagagctccaaaaatattttaattttcgaaaattattttaatattattattaaaatgatttcaactatttaagatattatgagatttaaattatgttgaaacctttaattaattaaatgattttattctttacatatgttaaataagacttcatcattttattaatgataaatgaatattattttatagactaaagttagtttaaataatattctatctttattactttcaatactttttattaagttaatgttttaagCATTTTCAATCAGTGTTTGAGGTctatcgttagatcgttgtATAGATCCCCAGACGCTGGGTTTTAGAATAAAACCCCaacccctcttccttctccttcacttttccctcccctctctctctcctctcgtTCTCCTTCATGCGTACGCTACCCCTCTCACTGTTCTCCCTCAACCCAGCCCGACGTCTCCGTGCGCCGCCCActctcacctccaccaccgccAGCCTCCCCTCGAACCGACCATCATCCCCCATCGTCAATGTCCCGCATGGCAGCTTCCTTTTCCCCCACACGAGCAACTCTCTCCCCTCGGGTTCCTCACTTCGCACCACCATGGGTCTCCCTTGACcaccccttcctcctccacttgacCCGAGGCCCATAACCTCTTCCTCAGCCGCACGGAGCTCCTTCAACGCACGAGGTCTCCATACCCACGGCGGAGCTCCGCCTCCCacggccaccgcaccaccaccaagGGCTTCCCCTTCCACCGACGACCTCCCCTAGCTACCCCTAGGTCCAGATGAGCCACCTagctccctcactctctctcactttcccAAGGCTCCTTTCCCCCCGTTGGTTTAGATCTGCTGCCCTCCGGCCACCGTGAAACCACCTCAACACCACCATGAGCTCCACGAGCAACCCCTCAGCCTCCCATGGCCAGCCCATGACCAGCCTAGCCTCCCTCCAATTTTCCCTATTGGAGACCCACGGCGTTAGCTCCTTCCAGAACCGTCGTGTCTCTGATGTGTGCCACCTTGGCACCACCACGAGAACACCACTCCAGGACCACGACCCAACCCTCATACGCCTTGACTCGCATTTCTAGCCACCCCCAATGACCAAAACAGCCACTGTACGTGGCTAGCCGTCATGTACGACCCTTCCAACGCCATCGACCATGATGGTCAacgagcaatgcacgggttatcccgtcgatggtataactctctctccctcattatttatgttagatattgattagttagGTTATGGATTGTGCGTTAGTATTGTGAAGTTTTTTGTGTAGtatggagatgtgttgtgatgtgtagtgtgctgtgaagtgttgggcatatttatgtagtgtggtgatgtgatgtgcagtgtatgtgaagtgttgggcgtagttgaGAAGTGCGCTAtgtagtgttgtggattgtgttgtaatggtggcgtggggTGTGTGGAATGAGAAGAGTACACGCTAAGTGTACTTTATGGGGtgtagtgtgtgtgaagggagtacaagtggaatgtactccatgcggtagagtgatgcaccatatggtgggtatgccataatggtgatgtggcgtagtatgtatgaatggagtacatgcagaatgtactccatgtgatgggttgatgcaccatatggcatgtacgccatagtggtgatgtggcgtagcatgtgagaagggagtatgcgtggagtgtactccatgaggtgcaggGATACATGGTGtagcgtgtcgtagagataaggatggttgagtGGTTGATGGGCTTAGGCCATGGTGGGTAGTGTCAGGatctgtggaacagtgtcccaaagTAATTATGGTTtagcctgtagtctaaggtgacaggtgtcaccgtGAAGTTGACTGATGGCTAGGAGTACGGGTGAAGTAGCagacaagtataagagtgcgcagtgaaagcatgactggggaatgtcacgaagtgataTGGTTACTAGCAATCAtacttatgatgggtgaagagTTAGTATAAGAATGGCgtcgtgacgagatgtcacgatgtgtcGGGAGTACGTGAGTaaccgtactcatgatgagttaggagttgacgtagcaggatGTTgggtgacgtgacaaggtcactgtgtagcttgggagtagccTCGAGCTATACAACGTGACGTAAGGTGTAGTGATGAACGGAGTcttgtcatgttaagtgttgggatgaactgtgaaaatggacgggtagcatgaagagtcatgctaattgggttaagagaaggttggtatcccCCTGTCCCTACGAGTAGGAGATCAACatattatatgttggtcttaggtgagAAAAGGgttaaggtacatgtgtaatctggttagacacatgtgtcggacggattcaccatatgtaatgggtaatccaTCCTGAgtatagttgcacggtgcttaagcctcagagttggcttagagtcgtgtggcttgtatggatgggaatgaggattagtatggattaaggtgcatgaagatagtgatgGGTATATAGTCTAAGGATGGGATGCATGACTTAGTTGGTCTGAGTCATGCGTCGAAACGTGATTACTGCGAAGAATGAGACAGaagtcttagtgtcttaatcctaagatGAATCATGgattcactttagtggatgagcactcgaagCAAGACcatgagttggaagatgtggtgaccgtaagtggtcacCGAAGgtcttagcatagtaaagggtaCGTAAGGACACGGGATAAAAGgtgagtgttccaagtgaagtgtagcttaagttttctaagtttaagttgcttatgcattagatagagaatgatgtcAATGTAtttgtatgcatgtaggttgtcatctgacaaacacatgaatggactacatgatatgcaagtaacatggagtccaggtaagtattgcgTTCATACCCTTCTAGAAAGACACAAAAGACACgaaagaaatgaaaacgaaaCATTATGCATGTTTACGAACAGACACGAAAGacattttatgaaaagtatgtataagtatgtacgtCCCCTCCTTGgaagcccctgtttacgcacccaaattattaattgtacgcatgtgaatggatgagtATATGacgtatctattgtatgtattttccacAAAAACACATGGCATGAAAGACGATTTTCAGGCTCACACCCCAAAATGATGcttttctcatgaaatgatattttcccatgaaaatgaatgttttctcatgaaaggacatgttaaatgaaagataagaaaaaaatgaaagctccagctcttttgagctgacatgaatgaaagcataaaatgtatgaaaatatataacggccacatgaatgaatgaaaaagggtACCCAATGAATGAATGGGTAAATTGCAATGCCAGACAGTagtattggtagtgcacccaatgctgcACCCTGACTGAATGGGATTCCAACCCGCGGCCATGGGCGAATCCATTGGCCATAGGGCCGCTAACCCTAGCACGTGGGGCGTAACAGTATGTGGGGTgtaaatgtatgaatgcatgaatgaacgAATGAAAGCACGaactttttaagaaatgaaggcattgaCGAGAGACacatttacaaaaagaaagtctatttttaaaagtaaaaccccgtctagtgacgttttcaaatgaatgcacgtaagcacgtatgcatgcacgtatagtatgtatgaatgatgaatgcatgaatgaaaatctatgttgttatattttaactgtatgaaataatgcttacgagtcatcgactcattttagttcttatgtatgcccctccccccatagGAACCGAATGAAAAGTACACGTCAGGACAGACACAGTCCAAAGGGAAGAGcgcggaagtctaggcatgagttttaattgtacgAGAGaccttttattgttaaaattgatgttatccgctgtaaatctcttttattctcaaatcactttttattttataaacgtagagtcttgtaccttgggtatgcaagtaaaaaggTTTTAAAACGGTAATTCCCGCCatcctttttaaaaatattttataaaaacacccaccacaaggacgggcgttacaggTGAAGTGCGGGGAAGGGGTGGCGCCCGTAGGGAGCAGGTAGCACCCTTAACCAGCTCAAACCAAAATCAACTTGTTTTgactcttttaaattttatttcgaaattataattttattatatatatttgagttgtaatattagtatttatcaatatgcttatgtttttattattgagattgcAATTCTAGACCTATGtgcatatttgttattgtagagtttgtaatattagttttattatatgttaaaatttaaaaaatattgatattttttgttaataagaAGTttcttttaagatattgtggctactaaaaaatatagttttaacttttatgtgaaattatgttaataaggTCAAATATGATATGTGTGTTAGTTCAACTAATTTATATTAAACGGATTTAAATGAGTTGTGTTGttgacttatttttaattaattattaaacaagtCAAAATGAGTGACATGACACGTTATCTAGATGGATTGGGTTAGAATTTGACAAGTTTAGCTTAACGAGTCGGGTTTGAGTTGATCTATATAGTCGAATGTTCAtgacttaacacgacaagaacACGAACTAAAAATACGATTTGCCACCCGTAGTTTTTAACTTTAgaagttatttaatattttggaagTGTTTGTTAGGCTTTGCTAAAATGTGTGTAGACTTCACTGACCTTAACAAAAAAGCTAATGGGaagtggagaatgtgtgtaGACTTCACTGACCTTAACAAAGCTTGCC is a window from the Juglans regia cultivar Chandler chromosome 7, Walnut 2.0, whole genome shotgun sequence genome containing:
- the LOC108982432 gene encoding receptor-like protein 7, giving the protein MGLSFPLIILIVRFLVSLMMFYLILSTSSSGVEPLCHDDERFSLLQFKESFIINQFASNDPFAYPKVSSWKPNQISDCCKWDGVECNKDTGHVIGLNLNSSCLKGFLNSNSSLFRLALLESLNLADNHFKSSPIPTSFRQLSRLTNLNLSASNFSGQIPSEIFELSKLVSLDLSYNHPLLKLQKSGLTVIAQNLTNLEVLSLTQVDISSNVPNILANLSSLTVLSLSKCDLHGEFPMGIFHLPKLQRLNIQYNENLTGLVPEFHRTSPLVSLRLGFTNFYGELPDSIGHLKSLIRFDAFFSNFSGEIPSSLGNLTNLIVLQLQSNSFHGSVPQSISRLVNLEILCLHYNYLSGRVEFELFLRLKYLSVLDLSDNNNISLLTKPSTNSTVAKFRSLGLGYCDLDEFPDFLRNQDQLELLHLSGNEIHGQVPKWMGNVSIETLLGLALEDNFLTSFNQLPVVLPYVNLKELRLDYNMIQGSVPIPPPSIAFYTVSNNRLTGEIPHLICNLSSITELDLSSNNLGGLLPQCLGNLSDSLTIMDLHNNSFHGTIPQTFGEGKHLRMINFSQNQLQGHLPRSLANCSMLEAINLGNNQIHDIFPSWLGILPELRILILRSNELYGTIGSSDGNFNFPKLHIIDLSNNDLTGKLPSEQFRNWKAMQIVEDEQLKYMEEPKALQMSRGYYVVDIYTLSMTMTNKGMEMVYGKVSNLFIAIDLSRNRFEGEIPEVVGHLKELNLLNLSHNFLTGPIPFTLANLIRLESLDLSQNKLSGVIPPQLIELTFLSHFNVSHNRLTGPIPQGKQFNTFNISSFSENPELCGNLLSKKCGNPEDSLPPSSSHNSTNKNSEFPFDFGWKVVVLGYGCGFVFGAVSGQIVITKKYGWFMKTFAIGQPRRRVHWRGRRN